In Acidaminococcus fermentans DSM 20731, one genomic interval encodes:
- a CDS encoding DUF927 domain-containing protein has protein sequence MNKKLYSLNEILSKCGEWHKRGENEWETACPVCGSDHHLYIKEVEDGKVLAFCHKCHASLPAVLKALGMNNGGNPVAAKPPAPAEPKKPKDHGKQVERIVYTYRDPDGREAYCKIREKFADGHKKFSFLYTDADGNLVYKKPKHCNNLYNLDKLDKLAKAAPDTPLYIVEGEKCADSMTAAGFLATSTNTGAESPNLSETDKEILGKFSNKIVIPDYDDPGRAYAEFWQQKQGARILPLPEIWPECPVKGDVADYFQADGDPEKIRNYQFPAQEEAAAPDLETCQEEQIVEYFKTLDKAQLTSPKLFARICAIEDTAKRQRVESLATFRASDLSIKREFDKNYRAFMHEQAKKGNGNQEEHYTQFPGQPLQLRCGDWIADEEGVRKFVLLGNGNTKREDASSIPLLPSAIYENQETGTEKIELSFFKYGKWKQILVPRSIVANKTKIIALADDGIEVTSENSSFLVKYISDVVNSNQDTLPRVASIGHMGWDPKEEYGEFVPYSDSIQPDVGDQFGALLKALEPKGTLPEWYKIVCPLLKSPYMRMTIAASLASVLIGPMHALPFILHLWGGTGAGKTVALKVAASIWGNPDEGKMVDTMNNTINYIMDKAGVLYSIPFFGDELQTIKGNGGNYDSLIYRVTGQTNRGRLRANGSMVRRLSWQNSFLFTGEEPITQSNSGGGAINRVIELECTEKIIQDGNGTVAAIADCHGVLGRAFVAQARQSQDTNRKVFKQFEKELQDMGGTGKQVQALALMLTAYDLLQSMAPAGCPVLTVGDVKGCIKTEQEVDVPQRAYEYVCGQIGINQNKFVMNGINPKGETWGEVFGDNTVDIFREALEGILKEAGYSLRAVKREWLKRGYMKRYRKDGIFGRGSIAGITSNHIGTLVLDRE, from the coding sequence ATGAACAAGAAATTATATTCTCTGAATGAAATTCTATCAAAGTGTGGGGAATGGCACAAGAGGGGCGAGAACGAATGGGAAACCGCTTGTCCTGTATGCGGAAGTGACCACCATTTATATATAAAAGAAGTAGAAGACGGAAAAGTTCTGGCCTTTTGCCACAAGTGCCACGCGTCCCTCCCTGCTGTACTGAAAGCCCTGGGCATGAACAACGGCGGAAACCCCGTTGCCGCAAAGCCCCCGGCCCCTGCTGAACCTAAAAAGCCCAAAGACCATGGAAAACAAGTAGAACGGATTGTATATACCTATCGGGATCCAGACGGCAGGGAAGCCTATTGCAAGATTCGGGAAAAGTTCGCGGATGGTCATAAGAAATTCAGCTTTCTCTACACGGACGCGGACGGGAACCTGGTTTATAAAAAGCCGAAACATTGCAACAATCTGTATAACCTGGATAAACTGGATAAACTGGCCAAAGCGGCCCCGGATACGCCTTTATATATCGTTGAGGGCGAAAAATGCGCGGATTCAATGACGGCGGCGGGCTTTCTGGCAACGAGTACCAACACGGGCGCGGAAAGCCCGAACCTGTCAGAAACGGACAAGGAAATCCTGGGTAAATTTTCCAATAAAATCGTGATACCCGACTATGACGACCCGGGCCGCGCTTATGCGGAATTTTGGCAGCAGAAACAAGGGGCCAGGATCCTTCCTTTACCGGAAATCTGGCCAGAGTGCCCGGTAAAGGGTGACGTTGCCGACTATTTCCAGGCAGACGGGGATCCGGAAAAAATTAGAAACTATCAGTTCCCCGCACAGGAAGAAGCAGCGGCCCCGGATTTAGAAACATGCCAGGAAGAACAGATAGTAGAGTATTTTAAAACCCTGGACAAAGCACAACTGACAAGCCCGAAACTGTTTGCAAGGATCTGTGCTATTGAAGACACGGCGAAACGGCAACGAGTGGAAAGCCTGGCCACGTTCCGTGCCAGTGACCTGTCTATAAAGCGGGAATTTGACAAGAATTACAGAGCCTTCATGCATGAACAGGCAAAGAAAGGGAACGGAAACCAGGAAGAACACTACACACAATTTCCGGGCCAGCCGTTACAATTGCGGTGTGGTGACTGGATCGCGGATGAAGAAGGGGTGCGGAAATTCGTTCTTTTAGGCAACGGAAACACGAAAAGAGAAGACGCGTCCTCTATTCCCCTGTTACCTTCGGCAATCTATGAGAACCAGGAAACAGGAACGGAAAAAATTGAACTGTCATTCTTTAAATATGGCAAATGGAAGCAAATACTTGTACCCCGTTCGATTGTAGCCAACAAAACAAAAATTATTGCCCTGGCTGACGATGGTATAGAGGTTACCAGTGAAAATTCTAGTTTCCTGGTTAAATATATTTCTGACGTAGTAAACAGCAACCAGGATACGTTGCCGCGCGTTGCCAGTATTGGGCACATGGGCTGGGATCCCAAAGAGGAATACGGGGAATTTGTCCCCTACTCTGATTCTATTCAACCAGATGTTGGCGATCAATTCGGCGCATTACTGAAAGCCCTGGAACCAAAAGGAACGTTGCCAGAATGGTATAAGATTGTGTGTCCCCTGCTAAAAAGCCCCTACATGCGCATGACCATAGCCGCAAGCCTGGCCAGTGTACTTATAGGCCCCATGCACGCGTTGCCCTTTATCCTTCATTTATGGGGCGGCACGGGCGCGGGAAAAACAGTTGCGCTCAAAGTTGCGGCCAGTATATGGGGAAATCCAGACGAGGGAAAAATGGTGGACACCATGAACAACACCATAAATTACATTATGGACAAGGCCGGGGTTTTATACAGTATCCCGTTTTTCGGGGATGAATTGCAGACCATCAAAGGAAACGGCGGAAACTATGATAGTCTGATTTACCGGGTAACCGGCCAGACTAACAGGGGAAGATTGCGGGCCAACGGATCTATGGTGCGGCGGCTGTCCTGGCAAAACAGTTTCCTTTTCACAGGGGAAGAACCCATTACGCAGAGCAACAGCGGCGGCGGGGCTATCAACCGGGTTATTGAACTGGAATGTACGGAGAAGATTATTCAAGACGGCAACGGCACGGTTGCGGCAATTGCTGACTGTCACGGCGTATTGGGGCGGGCCTTCGTTGCACAAGCAAGGCAAAGCCAGGACACCAATAGAAAGGTATTCAAACAGTTTGAAAAGGAACTACAGGACATGGGCGGAACAGGAAAACAGGTGCAAGCCCTGGCACTAATGCTGACCGCCTACGATCTTCTTCAGAGCATGGCCCCGGCTGGCTGTCCCGTGTTGACCGTAGGGGACGTAAAAGGGTGTATAAAAACAGAACAAGAAGTGGATGTACCGCAGCGGGCCTATGAGTATGTTTGCGGCCAGATTGGAATCAACCAAAACAAGTTTGTGATGAATGGTATCAACCCGAAAGGCGAAACATGGGGCGAAGTGTTTGGTGATAACACCGTGGATATTTTTAGGGAAGCCCTGGAAGGGATCCTAAAGGAAGCAGGCTATTCATTGCGGGCCGTCAAGCGGGAATGGTTAAAACGGGGCTACATGAAACGTTACAGGAAAGACGGGATTTTTGGACGCGGCTCTATTGCCGGTATTACAAGTAACCATATAGGAACATTGGTATTAGACCGTGAATAA
- a CDS encoding NAD(P)-binding protein, producing the protein MSRLQIETPGRAQTVLNSLYQDMHRRISASSPGLCPVDMALNFLRFCHAQSCGKCVPCRVGLGQLEVLIEQVLDRTASLDTITLIEKTARSIADSSDCAIGFEAASMVLKGVRGFREDYEEHVLTGRCICGLSHPVPCVSTCPAHVDIPGYVALIRDGRYEDALELIRKDNPFPAACAYVCEHPCEHHCRRGMVDAPVNICGLKRFAVDHARPAKAPAPAPATGKTVAVIGGGPGGLTAAYYLSLMGHSVTVYEQRPRLGGMLRYGIPDYRLPLEVLDRDLSYILSAGIQVRTGVSIGTDIPVAQLQQQYDAVYIAIGAHSDKKLHLPGEEAQGVFSAVRLLRDIGEGRIPDFTGKRVCIIGGGNVSMDATRTAKRLGAASVQCIYRRRLEDMTALPEEIQDAMAEGCEIVTLEAPSRIETNEQGQVTALWTQPQHIGPYNGKDRPNPVKAALPERRFPCDVLIVAIGQSIVTQPFEAVGVTIRRGTIQADLSSSVPGLGNLFAGGDAVSGPATVIRAVAAGKVAADNIDSFLGFHHRISCGVEIPPAYFTHTPPCGRVNLKQHCTPDCVGDFHLVSEGMTPEEARQEASRCLRCDHFGYGSFKGGRNREW; encoded by the coding sequence GTGAGTCGCTTACAGATTGAAACGCCGGGCAGGGCCCAGACGGTCCTGAACAGCCTGTATCAGGATATGCACCGAAGGATCAGTGCCAGTTCGCCGGGGCTTTGTCCGGTGGACATGGCCCTGAATTTCCTGCGCTTCTGCCATGCCCAGAGCTGCGGCAAATGCGTGCCCTGCCGGGTGGGGCTGGGCCAGCTGGAAGTGCTGATCGAACAGGTGCTGGATCGGACGGCCAGCCTGGACACCATCACCCTGATCGAAAAGACGGCCCGGAGCATTGCGGATTCTTCGGACTGCGCCATTGGGTTTGAAGCGGCTTCCATGGTGCTGAAGGGAGTCCGGGGCTTCCGGGAGGACTATGAGGAACACGTGCTCACCGGCCGGTGCATCTGCGGTCTCAGCCACCCGGTGCCCTGTGTGTCCACCTGCCCGGCCCATGTGGATATCCCGGGCTACGTGGCCCTGATCCGGGACGGCCGCTACGAGGATGCCCTGGAACTGATCCGGAAGGACAATCCCTTCCCGGCGGCCTGCGCCTATGTATGTGAACATCCCTGCGAGCACCACTGCCGCCGGGGCATGGTGGATGCTCCGGTGAACATCTGCGGCCTGAAGCGGTTTGCGGTGGACCATGCCAGACCGGCCAAGGCTCCGGCTCCCGCCCCGGCCACGGGAAAGACGGTGGCGGTGATCGGAGGGGGCCCCGGAGGCCTGACGGCGGCCTATTACCTTTCCCTGATGGGCCACAGTGTCACGGTGTACGAACAGCGGCCCCGGCTGGGCGGCATGCTCCGGTACGGGATCCCCGATTACCGGCTGCCCCTGGAGGTGCTGGACCGGGATCTTTCCTACATCCTGTCCGCAGGCATCCAGGTCCGCACCGGCGTCTCCATCGGCACGGATATCCCGGTGGCTCAGCTCCAGCAGCAGTACGATGCGGTGTACATCGCCATCGGGGCCCACAGCGACAAAAAACTGCACCTGCCCGGGGAAGAGGCCCAGGGAGTGTTCAGCGCCGTCCGGCTGCTCCGGGACATCGGGGAAGGCCGGATTCCGGATTTTACCGGGAAACGGGTATGCATCATCGGCGGCGGCAACGTGTCCATGGACGCCACCCGCACGGCCAAACGGCTGGGCGCTGCTTCCGTCCAGTGCATTTACCGGCGCCGGCTGGAAGACATGACGGCCCTGCCGGAAGAAATCCAGGATGCCATGGCGGAGGGCTGCGAGATTGTCACCCTGGAAGCCCCCAGCCGGATCGAAACCAACGAACAGGGCCAGGTGACGGCCCTGTGGACCCAGCCCCAGCACATCGGTCCCTACAATGGAAAGGACCGGCCCAATCCGGTGAAGGCGGCTCTTCCTGAACGGCGGTTCCCCTGCGATGTGCTGATCGTGGCCATCGGTCAGTCCATTGTCACCCAGCCCTTTGAGGCGGTGGGGGTCACCATCCGTCGGGGCACCATCCAGGCGGACCTGTCCAGCAGCGTCCCGGGCCTGGGGAACCTGTTTGCCGGCGGGGATGCCGTCTCCGGTCCGGCCACGGTGATCCGGGCGGTGGCGGCCGGCAAGGTGGCAGCGGACAACATCGATTCCTTCCTGGGATTCCACCACCGGATTTCCTGCGGGGTGGAGATTCCTCCGGCCTATTTCACCCACACCCCGCCCTGCGGCCGGGTGAACCTGAAGCAGCACTGCACCCCGGACTGTGTGGGAGATTTCCACCTGGTCTCGGAAGGGATGACGCCGGAAGAGGCCCGGCAGGAAGCCAGCCGCTGTCTGCGCTGTGACCACTTTGGCTACGGCAGCTTCAAAGGAGGGAGGAATCGGGAATGGTAA
- the pcp gene encoding pyroglutamyl-peptidase I — protein MNVLLTGFDPFGGEPVNPALEAVKKLDGLLLAGARVHTVEIPTVRGKAIARVKDAIAAFNPDIVICIGQAGGRTDLTVERVAINCDDFRIGDNEGNQPVDEPVVPGGPAAYFATLPIKKMVAALQARGIPAKVSNTAGTFVCNHVFYGLMDLLAHDSRQRRGGFIHVPYLPEQAARLKDQPSMALETIVEGLKTAVETAVENQEDAKVTGGTEC, from the coding sequence ATGAACGTATTGCTGACAGGTTTTGATCCCTTTGGCGGGGAACCGGTGAATCCGGCGCTGGAAGCGGTGAAAAAACTGGACGGGCTGCTCCTGGCCGGGGCCCGGGTCCACACGGTGGAAATCCCCACAGTCCGGGGGAAGGCCATTGCCAGAGTGAAGGACGCCATTGCCGCCTTCAATCCGGACATCGTGATCTGCATCGGCCAGGCCGGAGGCCGGACGGACCTGACGGTGGAACGGGTGGCCATCAACTGCGATGATTTCCGGATCGGGGACAACGAAGGGAACCAGCCGGTGGATGAGCCCGTGGTGCCGGGCGGTCCGGCAGCTTATTTTGCCACCCTGCCCATCAAGAAAATGGTGGCCGCCCTCCAGGCCAGAGGTATCCCGGCCAAGGTTTCCAACACTGCGGGCACCTTTGTGTGCAACCATGTGTTCTACGGCCTCATGGACCTGTTGGCCCACGACAGCCGGCAGCGCCGGGGCGGCTTCATCCACGTGCCCTATCTGCCGGAACAGGCGGCCCGGCTGAAAGATCAGCCCAGCATGGCCCTGGAGACTATTGTGGAAGGCTTGAAAACGGCCGTGGAAACGGCGGTGGAAAACCAGGAAGACGCCAAAGTGACAGGGGGAACGGAGTGCTGA
- a CDS encoding helix-turn-helix transcriptional regulator, with translation MLQVKTVCVDDYGERWLSRTEIAEILSISRPTAWRLLNKMRAIPKYRGAFLDLSSTLKRVRERDLKEFLKEQNLAYLKK, from the coding sequence ATGTTACAAGTCAAAACGGTTTGCGTTGATGATTACGGCGAGCGTTGGTTGAGCCGCACAGAGATTGCGGAAATACTTTCTATTTCAAGGCCTACTGCCTGGCGGCTATTGAACAAAATGCGGGCAATTCCGAAATACCGGGGCGCGTTCCTGGATTTAAGCAGCACTCTGAAACGTGTTCGGGAACGGGATCTAAAGGAATTTCTGAAAGAACAGAACCTGGCGTATTTGAAGAAATAA
- a CDS encoding site-specific integrase, with product MWITKRTNSKGTRYVYQERFEDKKTGLKLTVSVTLNSKNAHAQKVAAQMLREKFEEKADKGEARKASRLESLALSTVLQEWQEITDMRIKEATRINHDLYIRKILAGLPEGILFKDFTAPIAEKMLFRYYYVDKLSFNYCKSLLITVKAIMRYAKKAGYTDNVTDFEEIDLKRRPDTPEELAKKNNKFLDKEELKNCLDQLKERNFRVGLAMEFISLTGLRCGEMLALRRQDVNLDKRQLSVTGTILVTAKNGESIQRGTPKTRTSYRTIDLSMRAVQILEWFNTDNKRMERWGKQGNSLCSKYKDRGYIFTTDTGFPLNRQYINRLLRAVQIPGKHISTHIFRHTHISMLAAMGVPVKAIMERVGHSDPKVTLSVYTHVTQEMKEQLDECLEKITV from the coding sequence ATGTGGATAACCAAAAGAACGAACAGCAAGGGAACACGGTATGTTTATCAAGAACGGTTTGAAGATAAGAAAACGGGGCTTAAATTAACTGTTTCTGTTACTTTGAACAGCAAGAACGCCCATGCCCAAAAGGTGGCAGCGCAAATGCTGCGGGAAAAGTTTGAAGAAAAAGCAGACAAGGGGGAAGCCAGAAAGGCTAGCCGCCTTGAATCCCTGGCCCTGTCTACCGTCTTGCAGGAATGGCAAGAAATTACGGATATGCGGATCAAAGAAGCAACCAGGATAAACCATGACTTGTATATACGGAAGATCCTGGCCGGATTGCCGGAAGGGATCCTATTCAAAGACTTCACCGCCCCAATAGCGGAAAAAATGCTGTTCCGTTATTACTACGTGGACAAACTTTCTTTTAACTATTGCAAGTCCCTGCTGATTACTGTAAAAGCGATTATGCGGTATGCGAAAAAAGCCGGTTACACCGACAATGTAACCGACTTTGAAGAAATTGACTTGAAACGCCGCCCGGATACCCCGGAAGAACTGGCCAAAAAGAACAACAAGTTCCTGGACAAGGAAGAATTAAAAAATTGCCTGGATCAACTCAAAGAACGGAATTTCCGTGTTGGCCTGGCCATGGAATTTATTTCACTCACGGGGCTACGGTGCGGGGAAATGCTTGCTTTGCGCCGTCAAGACGTGAACCTGGATAAGCGGCAACTTTCAGTCACGGGAACCATCCTGGTAACAGCCAAAAACGGGGAATCCATTCAAAGGGGAACGCCCAAAACAAGAACGTCCTATCGTACCATTGATTTAAGTATGCGGGCTGTTCAGATCCTGGAATGGTTCAATACCGACAACAAGCGCATGGAACGATGGGGGAAGCAAGGGAACAGCCTTTGCAGCAAGTACAAGGACAGGGGCTATATATTTACCACGGATACGGGGTTTCCATTGAATCGGCAATATATAAACCGCCTGTTACGGGCTGTGCAGATCCCGGGGAAGCATATCAGCACCCATATTTTCAGACACACGCATATTTCCATGCTTGCGGCCATGGGGGTACCTGTAAAGGCAATTATGGAAAGGGTAGGCCATTCAGATCCAAAAGTTACCTTGTCGGTTTATACCCATGTCACACAAGAGATGAAGGAACAGCTTGACGAATGTCTGGAAAAAATTACCGTATGA
- a CDS encoding [FeFe] hydrogenase, group A, translating into MVTCTIDGKIIQVPEGTTIMEAARQAHIRIPHLCYLKGLNEIAACRVCCVEVEGEPAMVTACNSPVKEGMVVRTNSPRVRETRKINVELILSQHDCRCATCVRSGNCRLQSLANSLGIHDNPYEEQLPKGLRRAWTTTYPLFHDYNKCIKCMRCIQVCDKIQAMHIWDVAGTGGRTTVDVSGNRVIKDSDCTLCGQCIIHCPVAGLRERDDTDRLYEALADPDKVTLVQVAPAVRTAWCEAFGLPREEGTIGRMAAALRQLGFDHVYDTTFAADLTIMEEANEFLERFLAGDTREFPMFTSCCPGWVRFLKGQYPELTDRLSTSKSPQQMFGAIAKTWLADKLQVIPEKLYCVSIMPCLAKKAECALPTMRTDHGPDVDLALTTREFIRVLRADHLDPSLLPEEPLDDPMGTFTGAGTIFGTTGGVLEAALRTAYAKLTGENPDPELFAPLRNGIGLRDAVYTIAGKEIRCAVVSGLGNTRQLIQALKRKEVHYDFVEVMACPGGCAGGGGQPIPQEDEELEGVRGEQLRTLDKRSRFRFSHENPQIQRLYREFLGKPLSPKAEALLHTDHFGWKM; encoded by the coding sequence ATGGTAACCTGTACCATCGACGGAAAAATCATCCAGGTGCCGGAAGGGACCACCATCATGGAAGCGGCCCGGCAGGCCCACATCCGGATCCCCCACCTGTGCTACCTGAAAGGGCTGAACGAGATTGCCGCCTGCCGGGTGTGCTGTGTGGAGGTGGAAGGGGAACCGGCCATGGTCACCGCCTGCAACAGCCCGGTGAAAGAAGGCATGGTGGTCCGCACCAATTCGCCCCGGGTCCGGGAAACCCGGAAAATCAATGTGGAACTGATCCTGTCCCAGCATGACTGCCGGTGCGCCACCTGCGTCCGCAGCGGCAACTGCCGGCTCCAGTCCCTGGCCAACAGCCTGGGGATCCACGACAATCCCTATGAGGAACAGCTGCCCAAAGGGCTCCGCCGGGCCTGGACCACCACCTATCCCCTGTTCCACGACTACAACAAATGCATCAAGTGCATGCGCTGCATCCAGGTGTGCGACAAAATCCAGGCCATGCACATCTGGGATGTGGCGGGCACCGGGGGACGGACCACCGTGGATGTGTCCGGGAACCGGGTGATCAAGGATTCGGACTGCACCCTGTGCGGCCAGTGCATCATCCACTGCCCGGTGGCCGGGCTCCGGGAGCGGGACGACACGGACCGGCTCTATGAAGCCCTGGCAGACCCGGACAAGGTGACCCTGGTCCAGGTGGCTCCGGCGGTGCGGACGGCCTGGTGCGAAGCCTTCGGCCTGCCCCGGGAGGAAGGGACCATCGGCCGGATGGCGGCAGCCCTGCGTCAGCTGGGGTTCGACCATGTGTACGACACCACCTTTGCCGCGGATCTGACCATTATGGAAGAAGCCAACGAATTCCTGGAACGGTTCCTGGCAGGGGATACCCGGGAATTCCCCATGTTCACCAGCTGCTGTCCCGGCTGGGTCCGGTTCCTGAAAGGACAGTATCCGGAGCTGACGGACCGGCTGTCCACCTCCAAATCCCCCCAGCAGATGTTCGGGGCCATAGCCAAGACCTGGCTGGCGGACAAGCTGCAGGTGATCCCGGAAAAACTGTACTGCGTATCCATCATGCCCTGCCTGGCCAAGAAGGCGGAATGTGCCCTGCCCACCATGCGCACGGACCACGGGCCCGATGTGGACCTGGCCCTGACCACCCGGGAATTCATCCGTGTGCTCCGTGCGGACCATCTGGATCCGTCCCTGCTGCCGGAAGAGCCCCTGGATGATCCCATGGGGACCTTTACCGGTGCCGGGACCATTTTCGGAACCACCGGCGGGGTGCTGGAGGCGGCGCTCCGGACGGCCTATGCCAAACTCACCGGGGAAAATCCCGACCCGGAACTGTTTGCTCCTTTGCGGAACGGCATCGGGCTCCGGGATGCGGTGTACACCATCGCCGGCAAAGAGATCCGCTGTGCGGTGGTCAGCGGTCTGGGGAACACCCGGCAGCTGATCCAGGCCCTGAAGCGGAAGGAAGTCCATTACGATTTCGTGGAAGTGATGGCCTGCCCGGGCGGATGCGCCGGCGGGGGCGGCCAGCCCATTCCCCAGGAGGACGAGGAACTGGAAGGCGTGCGGGGTGAACAGCTCCGGACCCTGGACAAGCGCAGCCGCTTCCGGTTCTCCCACGAAAATCCCCAGATCCAGCGGCTGTACCGGGAATTCCTGGGCAAGCCCCTGAGCCCCAAAGCAGAAGCCCTGCTCCATACGGACCATTTTGGGTGGAAGATGTAA
- a CDS encoding RrF2 family transcriptional regulator, translating into MKISTKGRYALRLMIDLAINGTESYVPIKSVSQRQEISEKYLEQIITQLSRAKLVKSARGAQGGYKLVRDPKDYTAGEILRAVEGSLAPVACLEPGHAICDRAAHCVTLDLWKEIQDAIDNIVDNTTLEDLVKKQEKKGM; encoded by the coding sequence ATGAAAATCTCTACCAAGGGACGGTACGCCCTGCGCCTGATGATCGATCTGGCCATCAACGGCACCGAATCCTATGTACCCATTAAAAGTGTCTCTCAGAGACAGGAAATCTCAGAAAAATACCTGGAACAGATCATTACCCAGCTCTCCCGCGCCAAACTGGTGAAAAGCGCCAGAGGAGCCCAGGGCGGGTACAAACTGGTCCGTGATCCCAAAGACTATACAGCCGGAGAGATCCTCCGGGCGGTGGAAGGGTCCCTGGCCCCGGTGGCCTGCCTGGAACCCGGCCATGCCATCTGCGACCGGGCCGCCCACTGCGTGACCCTGGACCTGTGGAAAGAAATCCAGGACGCCATCGACAACATCGTGGACAACACCACCTTGGAAGACCTGGTGAAAAAGCAGGAAAAGAAGGGGATGTAA
- a CDS encoding helix-turn-helix domain-containing protein: MKTFNVDMRKVKETAYKKYMSLQDLAIKSHVSAASLFAYQAKRRKASERAVYKIAAALDVSPADIIEK; the protein is encoded by the coding sequence ATGAAAACTTTCAATGTTGATATGCGGAAGGTTAAGGAAACAGCCTACAAAAAATACATGAGCCTGCAAGACCTGGCAATTAAATCCCATGTTTCCGCGGCTTCTCTGTTTGCATATCAAGCAAAGCGGCGTAAGGCTAGTGAAAGAGCCGTGTACAAGATTGCCGCGGCCCTGGATGTATCCCCGGCCGATATTATCGAAAAATAA
- a CDS encoding helix-turn-helix domain-containing protein, with protein sequence MGFQENLIHYREKAGYKSAKDFSEKLGINYTTYMGYENKGREPKYSLLVKIARLLHVSVDNLLGYDPEQPDELTRCLDVCKEAGLFTDPWQFRGSTAVFVYQNKEEAKQDKGSLDVPVLGKDEFIAAVIAGANNPNYQAAKKDLLKMYVYASILQKYAKSAGNINVDIESLKAGALPSKAKNAIQENLDALQENPDK encoded by the coding sequence GTGGGATTTCAAGAAAACTTAATTCATTACAGAGAAAAGGCCGGGTATAAATCCGCAAAAGATTTTTCCGAAAAACTAGGCATAAACTACACAACTTATATGGGGTACGAAAACAAAGGGCGGGAACCTAAATATTCTTTATTGGTGAAAATTGCCCGCCTTCTTCATGTATCTGTGGACAATCTCCTGGGATATGATCCGGAACAGCCGGACGAATTAACCAGGTGTTTGGACGTATGCAAGGAGGCGGGACTTTTCACGGATCCCTGGCAATTTCGGGGGAGTACCGCTGTTTTTGTATATCAGAACAAGGAAGAAGCCAAACAAGACAAGGGCTCATTAGACGTTCCTGTTTTGGGCAAGGATGAATTTATCGCGGCGGTCATTGCAGGCGCGAATAATCCCAATTACCAGGCCGCGAAAAAAGACTTGTTGAAAATGTATGTATACGCTAGCATATTGCAAAAATACGCTAAAAGCGCGGGGAATATCAATGTTGATATTGAGAGTTTAAAGGCAGGTGCTTTGCCGTCAAAAGCGAAAAACGCGATTCAAGAAAATCTTGACGCCTTGCAGGAAAACCCAGATAAATAA
- a CDS encoding CapA family protein produces MTHSISALFISLLASLALLAMPAPSFASPAVPGTRKPAPVQAKAPVPAAPAQPAAAPAVSPTAPSAPAAPAPAPQPPADPVTTVTLSAAGDCTLGTEESFGYEGTFPEAWDAAGGDGSVFLAGVRSVFVQDDLTLVNMEGPLTTRGERQDKTFAFRGDPAYVEVLKTGSVEAASLANNHSYDYGNDGYWDTFKTLGDNGIMPFGYEESQILTVKGIPVGLVGINALEAGAPDQLQEELAKVKERGARLTVVFFHWGSELETRPDEDQVWLAHLAVDQGADLVLGAHPHVIQPLETYKGRTICYSLGNFCFGGNSNPRDKDTFIYQQTFRFQKGRLLGADPGKVIPCRISSTPDWNDFCPTLVEGEEAERIREKAGVADRES; encoded by the coding sequence ATGACCCATTCCATTTCTGCCCTTTTCATTTCCCTTCTGGCATCCCTGGCCCTGTTGGCAATGCCCGCTCCTTCCTTTGCTTCTCCGGCGGTCCCGGGGACCCGGAAGCCGGCGCCGGTCCAGGCCAAGGCCCCGGTGCCGGCCGCCCCTGCCCAGCCGGCTGCCGCTCCGGCTGTTTCTCCAACAGCCCCCTCCGCCCCCGCTGCACCTGCTCCGGCGCCCCAGCCTCCGGCAGACCCCGTCACCACAGTGACCCTCAGCGCTGCCGGTGATTGCACCCTGGGCACGGAGGAAAGTTTCGGCTATGAAGGGACTTTTCCGGAAGCCTGGGATGCCGCCGGGGGTGACGGCTCCGTATTCCTGGCCGGGGTCCGGTCCGTTTTCGTCCAGGACGACCTGACCCTGGTGAACATGGAAGGCCCCCTCACCACCCGGGGAGAACGTCAGGACAAGACCTTCGCCTTCCGGGGAGACCCGGCCTATGTGGAAGTGCTGAAAACCGGCAGCGTGGAAGCCGCCTCCCTGGCCAACAACCACAGTTACGACTACGGGAACGACGGATACTGGGACACCTTCAAAACCCTGGGAGACAACGGGATCATGCCCTTCGGCTATGAAGAAAGCCAGATCCTCACCGTGAAAGGGATCCCGGTGGGGCTGGTAGGAATCAACGCCCTGGAAGCCGGGGCCCCCGACCAGCTCCAGGAGGAACTGGCCAAAGTGAAGGAACGGGGTGCCCGGCTGACGGTGGTGTTTTTCCATTGGGGCAGTGAACTGGAGACCCGTCCGGACGAGGATCAGGTGTGGCTGGCCCACCTGGCCGTGGACCAGGGAGCGGACCTGGTGCTGGGGGCCCATCCCCATGTGATCCAGCCCCTGGAAACCTACAAGGGCAGGACCATCTGCTACAGCCTGGGGAATTTCTGCTTCGGTGGCAACAGCAACCCCCGGGACAAGGACACCTTCATCTACCAGCAGACCTTCCGGTTCCAGAAAGGCCGTCTGCTGGGAGCGGATCCGGGAAAAGTGATTCCCTGCCGGATTTCCTCCACCCCGGACTGGAACGATTTCTGTCCCACCCTGGTGGAAGGGGAAGAAGCGGAACGGATCAGGGAAAAAGCAGGTGTCGCGGATCGCGAGTCGTGA